The Raphanus sativus cultivar WK10039 chromosome 6, ASM80110v3, whole genome shotgun sequence sequence ACATCATCTTGTGTAACGAATCCAATTCTGGAAAAGAAAAGGATCAAATATGAGCGAATATTGAGAAACTGAGCAACTTTGCATGCGTGTGTCAGATATCTTACCTTCTCTTGACAGAGGGACTGTAAGGAATGTCATTGTAAGTAAGCTTCCCTTTGACATTATCTGTCAATCTTCCTCCCATTATTTTCAAGAGAGTAGTTTTTCCACTACCGGAAGGACCCATTAGTGCTAGGATTTCTCCTGGACCTGTGCTTCCTGTAATACCTTTCAAAATGTGCTTGTACCCGTCTGGATCTTGATTAGTATGTGTCACCACCTTCGACACCATTGTTTTCAAGCTAGCTTGGATGTTTCTCACCTTATACTCCACATCTTCAAACTGCAGCTAATAACCCAATGAGCCTGTCTTGTAGCCTGAAACAGAAAGTAAACAGAAAccaaggagagagagagatggagggACCTTGAGGAAGATGGGAAGAGGGGCATCTTCATGAGGATAAGGAGAAACGAATTCTTCATGGATGTCAATTTCGGATGAGTATTGGTTTCTGAGGTAAGCTTGGGACATGAACTCCATGTTGTGAACTATGCCATTGCTTCCTGAAATCTGCATTACATGGTTGTCTTCAAGTTCTTCTGTAGATCTTTTgatctccattttttttttgggttagtcTTGTGATGCAAGGAGTTGTTCTTAAGGTAGGGCATTGTTATATAATGGAATGAAGTGTGTGGATCAACTGTGTCAAACCTGAAACTTTCTTACTTTTTGTgttctctttttctttccttcTATCATGGTGTTAGTTTGGTAGAACACATTCTTTAAATGCCTCTTAGTTTAATggaattaagttttttttttagtttatgctGTGTTGACTTGCACAAGAAAATGAGATATCAAAGTTGATTACTTTATGGCTTTCATTGTTAAGGTGTAGAATGAGTGTAGTACAATGCTCAGATAATGAGAACTTGTTTATATTTGTAAAGTTCGGAAGAATTACAAACGAACCAGACATCATCTGTTTCAAAAAGTACTACACATGGATGTCTACTAAAGAACCAAGACaccatttctctctctctggtcACACACTAACTTCATCTTTGGGGGTGATGTTTCCTAACTATTTACGCATAGAATCACTCAAAAATCAAGACTTGAATATATCTTCTTACCAATCTGAAATGTATCTCTGCTTGACCTAGTAGTTGTTGTTCATATTCGTGGGTGCAGCTTGAGATTGCTGATTAGGTATGAGCGGGGGTCCTATGGGTTGTTCGTTCACTGGAGCCTGCAGTATGGGCTGTGTTTGTTGGTATATTCCTGTGAACCCAGCCTGCAAGGTTGGGAAAGCTAATGGCTGGCCCTGAAGGGATAAGTTGTACATGGCACTAGCCTGCAGGTTAGCTAGACTCTGCGCACATGGAAACTATGTTAACGTCTAGCATAAGACGCAATGAGTGAGAGAGGAGAGACGGTAAAAAAACTAACCATTTGTCCAGTTATGTAGTCTTCCTTCTTTTCTTCCTTGTTGGTAGATTCTACGGTGGCTGCTGATGGGATGTGGTTAAAAGCAGCTGCGTACGAATCATACGGTGATGGAAATGTGATAGGTGGAGTGTTTCCGATGTTAGTTCCTGATTTGATCTGAGGGAGAGGGAGTTTATCTCCAGGAGGTAGTGGAGCATCATCTTGAGGCGGTAAGTAAGACTGTTGTTGGTACCCGTTTGGGCTCAAGAACTGGTGAATGTATGGTTGCGGCATATAAAAGGGTGGTGGATAATAGAGACCGTAAGGGAAAAAGTTTAGAGGGTATTGTTGTTGTCTGAAAAGGTTCATTGCCTGTTGAGAGGCTGCTATGGAACACTGATCAGGGTAGGAGATAGGTGTACCATCACAATTTGCAGCCTGCAATTATCAACAATATATAAAAGTCAGTGGTTAAGCATTGTACTCAAATACACTAGCAAGAAAGGTTGGCCTCATGATGACATTGTGTGTGGCCTCTTGAACACAACTGACCTGGTGAATGTCTTTGATTGGTGAAGACTCCTCATTCATTTTATCTACTTCGGAACCTTCTACAAGTTTAAGCTCGGTTTCAGATACTGCATTTGAAATATCATGATCCTTATCTTGAGAAATAGTTGATATATCTTCCCTGCAAACCAAATTATTGTATACGAATATTCACTCATATGAGACATTTGAGCTGTTCATGAGAATGTAGAAGCAAACAACACTGTAATATATTTACTTAAAGTAGATGTCATTCACTAACCAATCTGAATCCCCATAGGCTGCTGTCCCATGGGAAGACTTGATCGTGGAGTCATCACGCCCAAAAGTAAAATTGTCACAAGGTGTCTCTTTGACAAAACTGGAATCGAAGCTTCCAAACGTCAGACCATTTTCAAACATTTTGGCAACCTGAAGGTGGACAGGGAATGTTACATGGGGCCGTTCACCAACATCTGACTTCAGAAGCGATTGATTATTGACTTTATGGGCTGCAGCCTCACTCCTAGTGACTGTTCCAAGAAGGGGAAAAAAAGCCAAAGGTCGAATCAAATTAGTCTCTGCAATCGAACTCAGGAAACATTCTGAAGCCCATAACCTGCTTAAGCTAGAAGAATACCTTGATCTGACTGGCTACCGAAATTAGAAGTGGCTGATTGCTGAGCAGAAGTAGATGATTGCTGTGAGCTCATAGAAGATCCATCTACAGCATATTGAGTATTGTTTTGTACAACAGAATCTGAAACGGGTACAGTTTCACTTGCTTTAGACTTCGTCAGCTCAGCAACATCATCGGAAGAGGAAGTAGACTTGGAGGAAGGATGTTCTTCTGTAATATTTCGGTTAGACgccctgaaaaaaaaagaataatgctTTAGGAGGCCCATATCcaaactgtaaaaaaaaaatagaaggaaAGATATGTATGGGATACTTACTTAATGGAACAAGGTAGTGTGTCGGTTGATGCTTTGCTAGGAGCAGGCGAAGCAGCTCCGGAACCTCTCATACTGTGATTAGCTCCACTCTGCCTTCTAAAACCTCCACTTCTTCCATTATTAGCAGCTGAAAATCAACAAAGAGATAAGTTAAGGGACGTGAGAAATTACATAAGTTAAAAGAGTATTATGTAGAGAACAATCACCAGTGTAATTTGAAGCGAAGTTCCTCCGACCATTCCTGCCCGCCTTTTCTTGTGTTTTCGGCACTAAATTCTGCAAACAGGGCAGGACACATTAATCATGAATTTCCCACAGAGGACACACCACAGATTGTGATAACTGATAACGCAAGTTATAAGAAAGAAACATTTTTGCAACAGGAAGGGATTCATCATAACAATaacaatgagagagagagagaacctcttacctctttcttcctctcccgTTTGCTTCTCACCTCATGAAATGTATCTGAAAACATTCCAAAAGATCATATGAGTACATGGCCCAATCATCAACTAAAGTGCCACCAAAACCAAAGCCATAAATCACTATGTTGATCTAGAAATCCAAAACTTGTAATCACTCACTCATCACAAtcagatcttttttttttcaatctctTTTTACCGTTCCATCATCTTACAGAGAAAATCTGTGAACACTAACTACTAAACAACAGTTCCTAGtcataaaaaccaaaaattcaGAATATTCCATATTAGTAGTCAAAAAGATTCCTACTTTGAACATTCCCAGGGCACATCGAtcctaaccaaaccaaacacaATTCGCATACAAACTTTATCCCGACACAATCACATCATCTTCCCAAACACAAAACCAAAACCCCTTGTCGAACTATTAACATaacaaaacaaacttttaaaaacCCTAGGAGAAGCGCGAGCTCAGTTAATTAAGCAGAAAACAAAACCCTAATGCAGAAAGCCTAAAGGGAAGGGGGGGGGCAAAATTAACCTAGAAAGAGGAGCTTCTGAGCGGTCTCATGAGGATCGTTGAAGCAATCCTTGAAGACGGAGAGGATATCCTCGTCGGAATGTTGTTTCCCTGTGTAGTCTCTGATGCTCTGAAAGGTCTCACGCAGATCGGCCGGAATCGAAACCCTAGAGCCCGCCGCATCGCCGCCGTTGGTGGTAGTCATGTTTaggttttagagagagagaggagggaGGAGAGAGGAGTAGAGAGTAATGGGAGGGAGAGATGACTTGAAGAAAAGACTTCATATATAGTCCGTATAAAATTACCGCTCTCTATACGCTGACGTTACTAGTACATATAAAAGATACGAAGACGTGGAACAACAAGGTTGATATGGCCGAGTTGGTCTAAGGCGCCAGATTAAGGTTCTGGTCCGAaagggcgtgggttcaaatcccactgtcaacattaattttttactttttagacCTCccttaaaaatcaaaaatggaaaattgttttttttctcttcattcCCTTATATATACGAAGTGTGGCGTAGGTATCTCAGATCTACGATCGAATCAGCTCCGCAGCTcctccaaacaaaaaaaaaaaagaaaaagaaaaagaaaaaaccctAAGCTCTCTCGATCTTTCTCTCGGGATCTAAGCTTCTCGTTCAAATCATAAACACTCGAGAATCAAGATGGGGTCCAGATCTCGCAACGAAAACTTTCAATCCGGCGATGGCGCTAGCCCAGGGTAaccttctctccttctctcccTCTCCTTTGTATCTTTCTGTTGTAGCAGATATTGATGTTTTGGATTCCGAATCTCGCAGGAAAATATTCATCGGAGGATTACACAAAGACACCACTAACAGTAAGTCCCCTCCCCCTTCTTCTTCTCGTTGCCTATCTGTTAGTGATTGGATTTGGATTTTGATGTTGACTTTTTGACTGCTGGCAGCTGAGTTCAATAAGCACTTTGGAAAGTACGGAGAGATTACAGACTCGGTGATAATGAGGGATCGGCACACTGGGCTACCTAGAGGTTTCGGTTTCATCACCTTTGCTGATCCTTCTGTTGTCGATCAAGTCATCGAAGACACTCATACCTTCAATGGCAAacaggtctctctctctctctctctctctctcgttgtaCTAATATTATATGGGATGTTAGTTAATTAATAAGCATACAATGTTGATCAATAGTTTGTTTGTTGGAACTAGGTTGAGATCAAGAGGACGATTCCGAAAGGTGCtggtagtggtggtggtggtgggaaTCAGTCTAAGGATTTCAAGACTAAGAAGATTTTCGTTGGTGGTATACCCTCTTCTGTTACTGAAGGTATAAATAAAGTTCATCTTTTTCTCATGAGTgttattggttttttttttttttggtgcttGCTTATTGTTTGTGTTGTTTTAGATGAGCTTAAGGACTTTTTTGCCAAGTATGGGACCATAGTGGAGCACCAGATTATCCGAGACCATGAAACAAACAGGTCTCGAGGTTTCGGTTTTGTGATTTTCGACAGCGAGGAGGTTGTTGATGAGTTGTTGTCCAAAGGAAACATGGTCGACATGGCAGACACTCAGGTAAAAAGCTTTGTTTGAATTAGGTC is a genomic window containing:
- the LOC108806783 gene encoding GBF-interacting protein 1 — protein: MTTTNGGDAAGSRVSIPADLRETFQSIRDYTGKQHSDEDILSVFKDCFNDPHETAQKLLFLDTFHEVRSKRERKKENLVPKTQEKAGRNGRRNFASNYTAANNGRSGGFRRQSGANHSMRGSGAASPAPSKASTDTLPCSIKASNRNITEEHPSSKSTSSSDDVAELTKSKASETVPVSDSVVQNNTQYAVDGSSMSSQQSSTSAQQSATSNFGSQSDQVTRSEAAAHKVNNQSLLKSDVGERPHVTFPVHLQVAKMFENGLTFGSFDSSFVKETPCDNFTFGRDDSTIKSSHGTAAYGDSDWEDISTISQDKDHDISNAVSETELKLVEGSEVDKMNEESSPIKDIHQAANCDGTPISYPDQCSIAASQQAMNLFRQQQYPLNFFPYGLYYPPPFYMPQPYIHQFLSPNGYQQQSYLPPQDDAPLPPGDKLPLPQIKSGTNIGNTPPITFPSPYDSYAAAFNHIPSAATVESTNKEEKKEDYITGQMSLANLQASAMYNLSLQGQPLAFPTLQAGFTGIYQQTQPILQAPVNEQPIGPPLIPNQQSQAAPTNMNNNY